GCGTTGGGTCGAAGTACTTCCACTTCACGGTCTTTGGCGACTTGTTGTACTGGCGTACGTAGCGCATGAGCTTACGCTTCAGATCAGTCACCGAGGTAAAAA
This DNA window, taken from Pseudomonadota bacterium, encodes the following:
- a CDS encoding IS630 family transposase, which produces FTSVTDLKRKLMRYVRQYNKSPKTVKWKYFDPTRRIATESAVTGH